From the Saccharomyces paradoxus chromosome XIV, complete sequence genome, one window contains:
- the TEX1 gene encoding Tex1p (Protein involved in mRNA export~similar to YNL253W) yields the protein MSTSGTIDILNQKTITSEVAASVTSKYLQSTFSKSNTSHIEDERFIHVSSRSHSRFTSTPITPNEILSLKFHVSGSSLAYSRMDGSLTVWFIKDASFDKSVEVYVADCCGSDKLATDLSWNPTSLNQMAVVSNSSEISLLLINEKSLKASRLRTLSLGSKTKVNTCLYDPLGNWLLAATKSEKIYLFDVKKDHSLVCSLNIGDISPDDNDVVYSLEWSNNGNHVFVGFKSGHLVILKAKDGMLEVSTKIKAHTGPITGIKMDPWGRYFITGSIDGNCYIWNLKSLCCELIINDLDSAIITLDVCHLGKILGICTEDEMVYFYDLNSGNLLQSKSLANYKTDPVLKFYPNKSWYIMSGKNDTLSNHFVKNEKNLITYWKDIFDNTMIEKRRKNNGGGNNHSKRTTKNTDRIGKDRIGKDRPSRFNSKK from the coding sequence ATGTCTACGAGTGGGACTATCGATATTCTTAATCAAAAGACCATAACTTCTGAAGTAGCTGCTTCGGtgacttcaaaatatttgcaAAGTACATTTTCGAAAAGTAATACCAGTCatattgaagatgaaaggTTCATTCATGTCAGTTCGCGCTCTCATTCAAGGTTCACTTCTACCCCAATAACCCCAAATGAAATCCTTTCCCTAAAATTTCACGTATCAGGCTCATCGCTGGCGTATAGTAGAATGGATGGCTCTTTAACCGTTTGGTTCATCAAAGATGCAAGTTTTGACAAATCTGTTGAAGTTTATGTCGCGGACTGTTGTGGTTCCGATAAACTGGCCACTGATTTGTCTTGGAATCCTACTTCTTTAAATCAAATGGCGGTCGTGAGCAATTCATCAGAGATATCCTTACTATTAATCAACGAAAAATCTCTAAAGGCGTCCAGATTGAGGACCCTGTCATTGGGAAGCAAGACTAAGGTTAACACTTGTCTTTATGATCCATTAGGAAACTGGTTGTTAGCTGCTACtaaatctgaaaaaatttacttGTTTGATGTGAAAAAGGATCACAGTTTAGTTTGTTCTTTGAATATTGGCGATATAAGCCCTGACGATAATGACGTCGTGTATTCTTTAGAGTGGAGCAATAATGGAAATCATGTATTCGTTGGCTTCAAGAGCGGTCATTTGGTCATTTTGAAAGCAAAAGATGGTATGTTAGAAGTTTCTACCAAAATTAAGGCACATACTGGTCCAATAACCGGTATCAAAATGGACCCATGGGGAAGATACTTTATTACTGGTAGTATTGATGGTAATTGTTACATCTGGAATTTGAAGTCGCTATGTTGTGAATTAATAATTAATGATTTGGACTCTGCGATAATAACATTAGACGTCTGTCATTTGGGTAAAATACTGGGAATTTGTactgaagatgaaatgGTGTATTTCTATGATCTTAATAGTGGTAACTTACTTCAATCTAAATCTTTAGCTAATTACAAAACCGATCCCGTTTTGAAGTTTTATCCTAATAAGTCATGGTATATTATGTCAGGCAAAAATGACACATTATCGAAccattttgtaaaaaacGAGAAAAATCTAATAACTTATTGGAAAGATATATTTGATAACACGATGATTGAAAAACGTAGGAAAAACAACGGCGGCGGTAACAATCATAGCAAAAGGACCACTAAGAATACTGATAGGATTGGCAAAGATAGGATTGGCAAAGATAGGCCGAGTAGattcaattcaaaaaaatag
- the RTC4 gene encoding Rtc4p (similar to YNL254C) — protein MVGPGVGMNQVRRKGVYSTKKGNGDNLLLMKRQGKHGIHDTESDELSSRETSPPLKKRGKVDDIIKDGTDVRKFSSVTTFDKALKPSSNSETEAAKNAGIEGEEKKEEDASIPLIQNLKNEDIESVKCRNYNFLDGKKLLLEAELSAVEDNQVFSSSFPEEKKLSLQSSLSSKEQIIKKLQIREEYAGKFNLPPMLFSDELLAEVEPFMPIVVDILKGRISSAYYFEAKNAYKNSQKAYLSVDEFRKLNLNKFTAGFYGLKRQLKVGEEIAKRYKRELTHNQPATLKWWGVTDFCNYVLAPETLTSFCIHQLNLSNKSRWPKTQNKHSRQQSNEKEYYYDHELRMQAYDLFEDTVDYGIIVADTDPIEQWEAAIEEDRLRELDLNVHNYSSKRWRLNTHD, from the coding sequence ATGGTTGGGCCTGGTGTGGGAATGAATCAAGTGAGGAGAAAAGGTGTTTATTCCACAAAGAAGGGAAATGGTGACAACTTActgttgatgaaaagaCAGGGAAAACATGGCATACATGATACTGAGAGTGACGAATTATCGAGTCGCGAGACCTCTCCCCCCCTGAAAAAGCGTGGTAAAGTAGACGATATCATTAAAGATGGCACAGACGTCAGAAAGTTTTCATCTGTGACCACATTTGACAAAGCTTTGAAGCCATCTTCAAATTCCGAAACCGAAGCTGCAAAGAATGCAGGAAttgaaggagaagaaaaaaaagaagaggacGCTTCTATTCCACTAATACAGAATCTGAAGAATGAAGACATTGAGTCCGTCAAATGCAGAAACTACAATTTTCTAGATGGTAAGAAATTACTCTTGGAGGCAGAACTATCAGCAGTCGAAGATAATCAAGTCTTCTCCTCTTCATTTCCTGAGGAGAAAAAGCTATCGTTACAAAGCTCTCTGAGTTCCAAAGAGCAGATAATCAAGAAACTTCAAATAAGGGAAGAATACGCGGGCAAGTTCAATCTGCCACCCATGTTGTTTTCGGATGAGCTACTCGCTGAAGTTGAGCCCTTCATGCCCATTGTAGTGGACATACTGAAGGGTAGGATCTCGTCTGCCTACTATTTCGAGGCAAAAAATGCGTACAAAAACTCACAGAAGGCCTACTTGTCTGTGGATGAGTTTAGAAAGTTGAATTTAAACAAATTTACTGCTGGTTTTTATGGCTTAAAAAGGCAATTGAAGGTTGGCGAAGAAATTGCTAAGAGGTACAAAAGGGAACTCACACACAACCAGCCCGCAACCTTAAAATGGTGGGGGGTAACAGATTTCTGTAACTACGTTTTGGCTCCAGAAACCCTTACGTCTTTTTGTATTCATCAATTAAACCTCTCCAACAAATCTCGCTGGCCGAAGACACAGAATAAACATTCAAGACAGCAATCCAACGAGAAGGAATATTACTACGATCACGAATTGAGGATGCAAGCGTACGACTTATTTGAGGATACGGTTGACTACGGTATCATAGTAGCCGATACCGATCCAATAGAGCAATGGGAAGCTGCCATAGAGGAAGATCGCCTACGAGAATTGGACCTCAACGTCCATAACTATTCCAGCAAGAGATGGCGATTGAACACGCACGATTAA
- the GIS2 gene encoding mRNA-binding translational activator GIS2 (Translational activator for mRNAs with internal ribosome entry sites~similar to YNL255C) → MSQKACYVCGKIGHLAEDCDSERLCYNCNKPGHVQTDCTMPRTVEFKQCYNCGETGHVRSECTVQRCFNCNQTGHISRECPEPKKASRFSKVSCYKCGGPNHMAKDCMKEDGISGLKCYTCGQAGHMSRDCQNDRLCYNCNETGHISKDCPKA, encoded by the coding sequence ATGTCCCAAAAAGCTTGTTACGTTTGTGGTAAGATTGGCCATTTGGCCGAAGACTGTGACTCCGAAAGACTATGTTACAACTGTAACAAGCCTGGTCACGTTCAAACGGATTGTACCATGCCAAGAACTGTTGAATTCAAGCAATGTTACAACTGTGGTGAAACGGGTCACGTTAGAAGTGAATGCACTGTGCAACGTTGTTTTAACTGTAACCAAACCGGCCACATCTCCAGAGAGTGCCCTGAACCAAAGAAGGCAAGCAGATTCTCCAAAGTTTCATGTTATAAATGTGGTGGTCCAAACCATATGGCTAAGGACTGTATGAAAGAGGACGGAATTAGCGGTTTGAAATGCTACACTTGTGGTCAAGCTGGCCACATGTCCAGAGACTGTCAAAATGACAGGCTTTGTTACAATTGTAACGAAACTGGCCATATTTCAAAGGATTGTCCAAAGGCTTAG
- the FOL1 gene encoding trifunctional dihydropteroate synthetase/dihydrohydroxymethylpterin pyrophosphokinase/dihydroneopterin aldolase FOL1 (Multifunctional enzyme of the folic acid biosynthesis pathway~similar to YNL256W), which translates to MSKLFSTVSSARHSVPLGGMKDYVHIKKLEMNTILGPDSWNQLMPQKCLLSLDMGTDFSKSAAMDDLKYSLNYAVISRDLTNFVSKKKNWGSVSNLAKSVSQFVMDKYSGVESLNLEVQADTTHIRSDHISCIIQQERGDPESQEFDVVRISELKMLTLIGVFTFERLKKQYVTLDIKLPWPKKAELAPPVQSIIDEVVKFVEESNFKTVEALVESVSAIIAHNEYFQKCPDSPLVVKVLKLNAITATEGVGVSCIREPREIGVANLSHVSSIHDSSDIKFELPSLQNTSTEGKDTWKRAYLAFGSNIGDRFKNIQTALQLLSREKTVKLLNISSIFESEPMYFKDQTPFMNGCVELETLLTPSELLKLCKKIEYEELRRVKHFDNGPRTIDLDIIMFLNSVGEEIIVNEPDLNIPHPRMLERTFVLEPLCELLSPLQLHPVTAEPIVDHLKQLYEKQHDEDTLWKLVPLPYRDDAEPRFLKFKTATKIDEFTGETSRITISPTYVMGIFNATPDSFSDGGEHFADTKSQLDYVIKMCKDTLYLHESVIIDVGGCSTRPNSIQVSEEEEIQRSIPLIKAIRENSELPQDKLILSIDTYRSKVAKEAIAAGVDIINDISGGLFDSNMFPVIAENPEICYILSHTRGDIATMNKLAHYEDFALGDFIQQEFVYNTSIQQLDKLKDITTLIRNVGQEIGQRYIKAINNGVKRWQIIIDPGLGFAKNWKQNLQIIRHIPILKNYSFIMNSRNSQVYVNLRNIPVLLGPSRKKFIGHITKDIDAKHRDFATGAVVASCIGFGSDMVRVHDVKNCSKSIKLADAIYKGLE; encoded by the coding sequence ATGTCAAAGCTATTTTCTACCGTCAGTTCCGCAAGACATAGTGTACCACTAGGCGGCATGAAAGATTATGTGCATATTAAGAAACTAGAGATGAATACGATTCTTGGACCCGATTCCTGGAATCAATTAATGCCTCAGAAATGTCTGTTAAGCTTGGATATGGGTACAGATTTTAGTAAGTCTGCGGCTATGGATGATTTGAAGTATTCTCTAAATTATGCTGTTATTTCTCGTGATTTGACAAATTTCgttagtaaaaaaaaaaattgggGCTCTGTTTCCAATTTGGCTAAATCCGTGTCCCAGTTTGTTATGGATAAATATTCTGGTGTTGAGAGTCTGAATTTGGAAGTGCAGGCGGATACAACCCATATTAGAAGTGACCACATATCTTGTATCATTCAACAAGAAAGAGGAGATCCAGAATCACAGGAATTTGACGTTGTTAGAATATCTGAGCTGAAAATGTTGACTTTGATTGGTGTTTTTACCTTTGAGAGGCTTAAGAAGCAGTATGTCACATTGGATATAAAACTACCTTGGCCAAAGAAAGCCGAATTGGCGCCCCCAGTTCAGAGTATCATTGATGAAGTTGTCAAATTTGTAGAAGAATCAAACTTCAAGACTGTAGAAGCTTTGGTGGAATCTGTGTCAGCTATCATTGCCCATAACGagtattttcaaaagtgtCCAGATTCGCCATTGGTAGTTAAGGTTTTGAAGTTAAATGCAATCACGGCTACGGAAGGTGTTGGTGTAAGCTGTATTCGAGAGCCTAGGGAGATCGGGGTGGCAAATTTGTCACATGTTTCCTCCATACATGATTCATCTGATATTAAATTCGAACTACCGTCACTACAAAACACTTCTACGGAAGGTAAAGACACATGGAAAAGAGCATATTTAGCGTTTGGTTCTAACATTGGGGATCGCTTCAAGAATATTCAAACGGCATTGCAATTACTATCAAGGGAAAAAACTGTTAAATTGCTGAatatatcatctatttttgaaagcGAACCAATGTATTTCAAGGATCAAACCCCTTTCATGAATGGATGCGTTGAGCTGGAGACCCTGCTGACTCCAAGTGAGCTATTAAAATTgtgcaaaaaaattgaatacGAAGAGTTGCGAAGAGTCAAGCATTTTGATAATGGTCCGAGAACAATAGATCtggatattattatgtttTTGAATAGTGTCGGAGAAGAAATCATAGTAAATGAACCGGATTTGAATATACCGCATCCTAGGATGTTGGAAAGAACATTTGTCCTTGAGCCGTTATGTGAGCTACTTTCGCCCTTACAGCTTCATCCTGTGACAGCGGAGCCTATAGTAGACCATTTAAAACAGTTGTACGAAAAACAACATGATGAAGATACCTTGTGGAAATTAGTTCCATTGCCTTATCGTGATGATGCGGAACCTAGATTTCTGAAATTCAAGACCGCTACAAAAATCGATGAATTTACTGGTGAAACAAGCAGAATTACTATTTCACCTACATATGTCATGGGTATTTTCAATGCTACGCCAGATTCCTTTTCCGATGGAGGTGAACATTTTGCGGATACTAAGAGTCAATTGGATTATGTCATTAAAATGTGTAAAGACACTTTGTATTTACATGAGAGCGTAATTATCGACGTTGGAGGATGTTCTACCAGGCCTAATTCTATTCAGGTGtctgaggaagaagaaattcaaaggTCTATTCCATTAATTAAGGCCATCAGGGAAAACTCCGAGTTGCCGCAGGATAAGCTCATACTATCCATTGATACCTACCGTTCTAAAGTCGCTAAAGAAGCGATTGCAGCAGGGGTAGATATTATTAATGATATTTCTGGAGGTTTATTTGACAGCAACATGTTTCCTGTAATTGCAGAGAATCCAGAAATTTGTTATATTTTGTCACACACTCGTGGCGATATTGCAACGATGAATAAACTAGCACATTATGAAGATTTTGCATTAGGCGATTTTATTCAACAAGAGTTTGTTTATAACACCAGTATCCAGCAGTTAGATAAATTGAAAGATATAACAACGTTAATTAGGAATGTTGGTCAAGAAATTGGGCAAAGATATATCAAAGCAATCAATAATGGAGTGAAACGCTGGCAAATTATAATCGATCCTGGACTTGGTTTTGcgaaaaattggaaacaGAACTTACAAATTATTAGACATATCCCCattttaaagaattatTCATTCATCATGAACTCAAGGAACTCCCAAGTGTATGTTAACCTCAGAAATATTCCCGTTTTATTGGGTCCATCGCgcaaaaaattcattggGCATATCACAAAAGATATAGATGCAAAGCACAGAGATTTTGCCACTGGAGCTGTAGTAGCATCGTGTATTGGATTCGGTAGTGACATGGTCAGGGTTCATGACGTGAAAAATTGTTCGAAGAGCATTAAATTAGCAGATGCTATTTATAAAGGTTTGGAATAA
- the NRD1 gene encoding Nrd1 complex RNA-binding subunit (RNA-binding subunit of Nrd1 complex~similar to YNL251C): MQQDDDFQNFVATLESFKDLKSGISGSRIKKLTTYALDHIDIESKIISLIIDYSRLCPDSHKLGSLYIIDSIGRAYLDETRSNSNSGSNKPGTCAHAINTLGEVIQELLSDAIAKSNQDHKEKIRMLLDIWDRSGLFQKSYLNAIRSKCFAMDITNNTANAASQQLSLEPKQRSKQILSNLRKNPPLNLNISVPTDLTSSDPAKQQTALFQIIAALQKHFKTSSSQASVGTVPPPQAHTITEYGSRRERERERERERYNSRRNRSRSPPAPFSQPSTGRKDRYPSVAQDQYSIGAPNTTFGTNNHHLYPDELNVSNNPHYRPKPVSYDSTLPPDHIKVYSRTLFIGGVPLNMKEWDLANVLKPFAEVQSVILNNSRKHAFVKVYSRHEAENVLQNFNKDGALPLRTRWGVGFGPRDCCDYQHGYSIIPMHRLTDADKKWSVSAQWGGTSGQPLVTGIVFEEPDIIVGEGVSSKAISQKMPTDSGRNGPRSGKPNKSGSISSISPVPYGNAPLASPPPQQYVQPMMQQPYGYAPNQPLPPQGPPAAAPPVPQQQFDPTAQLNSLMNMLNQQQQQQQQQS; this comes from the coding sequence ATGCAGCAGGACGAcgattttcaaaattttgtagCTACCTTGGAATCAttcaaagatttgaaatctGGTATTTCAGGTTCTCGTATTAAGAAACTAACCACTTACGCACTTGATCACATTGATATCGAATCGAAAATCATATCTTTGATAATAGACTACTCAAGACTTTGTCCCGATTCTCATAAATTAGGTTCTTTATATATCATTGATTCAATAGGTAGAGCTTACTTGGATGAGACAAGATCAAATTCAAACAGCGGCAGCAATAAACCCGGTACTTGTGCCCATGCCATAAACACGTTGGGCGAAGTAATTCAAGAACTGCTATCCGATGCTATTGCAAAAAGTAATCAAGACcacaaggaaaaaattcgTATGCTTTTGGACATTTGGGACAGGTCCGGCTTGTTTCAAAAGAGTTACTTGAACGCCATCAGGTCCAAATGCTTTGCCATGGACATAACGAATAATACTGCAAACGCCGCTTCACAACAGTTATCACTGGAACCCAAACAGAGGTCGAAACAAATCTTGTCAAATCTGAGAAAAAATCCTCCCTTAAACCTGAACATAAGTGTCCCAACTGATTTGACTTCCTCTGATCCAGCCAAACAACAGACGGCTCTTTTCCAAATAATAGCGGCTTTGCAGAAACATTTCAAAACTTCCTCTTCACAGGCATCCGTGGGCACAGTCCCACCACCACAAGCACATACGATAACTGAATATGGCAGCAGACGTGAACgtgaaagagaaagagaaagagaaaggtACAACTCAAGAAGGAATAGATCAAGATCCCCCCCAGCACCTTTTTCTCAACCATCGACAGGCAGAAAGGATCGCTACCCATCTGTAGCCCAGGACCAGTATAGCATAGGCGCTCCCAATACGACATTCGGCACCAACAATCACCACCTATACCCTGATGAGCTTAATGTTTCCAATAATCCCCATTATAGACCAAAACCTGTAAGTTACGACTCTACATTGCCACCGGATCATATTAAAGTCTACAGTCGTACCCTTTTCATTGGTGGAGTACCATTGAACATGAAGGAGTGGGACCTGGCCAATGTTTTAAAACCCTTCGCTGAAGTTCAAAGCGTCATTTTGAACAACTCCAGGAAACACGCTTTTGTAAAAGTTTATTCAAGACATGAAGCCGAAAATGTTCTGCAAAACTTTAATAAAGATGGGGCCCTGCCATTGAGAACTAGGTGGGGAGTCGGTTTCGGTCCAAGAGATTGTTGCGATTACCAACACGGTTACAGTATTATCCCTATGCACAGGCTCACAGATGCTGATAAGAAATGGTCAGTAAGTGCGCAATGGGGAGGCACTTCTGGTCAACCTCTCGTTACCGGTATTGTTTTCGAAGAACCTGATATCATCGTAGGTGAAGGTGTTTCTTCCAAGGCAATATCTCAAAAGATGCCCACTGATTCCGGCAGAAATGGCCCTCGTTCTGGTAAACCTAATAAATCAGGTAGCATATCTTCGATATCCCCAGTGCCTTACGGCAATGCACCACTAGCGTCGCCTCCACCACAACAATACGTGCAGCCTATGATGCAGCAACCATACGGCTACGCCCCCAACCAACCACTACCTCCTCAGGGTCCTCCTGCAGCGGCTCCACCCGTCCCTCAACAACAATTTGACCCTACTGCTCAATTGAATTCTTTGATGAATATGCTGAAccaacagcagcagcagcagcagcagcaaagCTAA
- the MRPL17 gene encoding mitochondrial 54S ribosomal protein mL46 (Mitochondrial ribosomal protein of the large subunit~similar to YNL252C) encodes MPSSSTMKVNLMLKRGLATATASASSIPPKIKVGVLLSRIPIIKSELNELEKNYYEYQSELEKRLMWTFPAYFYFKKGTVAEHKFLSQQKGPISKKNGIWFPKGIPDIKHGRERSTKQEVELPNDNTAAFANDKKEQSKDDVNRPVIPNDRITDADRSNDMKSLERQLSRTLYLLVKDKSGIWKFPNFDLSDDSKPLHVHAENELKLLSGDQIHTWSVSATPVGVLQDERNSTAEFIVKSHILAGKFDLVAQKNDVFEDFAWLTKGEVSEYVPKEYFNKTGFLLADN; translated from the coding sequence ATGCCCTCGTCCAGCACCATGAAAGTGAATTTAATGTTGAAAAGAGGGCTAGCTACTGCAACGGCAAGTGCCAGTTCCATCCCTCCCAAGATTAAAGTCGGAGTACTACTGTCAAGAATCCCTATAATTAAATCAGAATTAAATGAGTTAGAGAAGAATTATTATGAGTACCAATCAGAACTAGAAAAGAGGTTGATGTGGACGTTTCCAGcatatttttactttaaGAAGGGTACTGTAGCGGAACATAAATTTTTGTCCCAGCAGAAGGGACCCAtctccaaaaaaaatggtatatGGTTTCCTAAAGGTATACCGGACATTAAACATGGTAGAGAAAGAAGTACCAAACAAGAAGTTGAATTACCTAATGATAACACAGCAGCATTTGCCAACGATAAAAAGGAGCAAAGCAAAGACGATGTTAATAGGCCCGTAATCCCCAACGACAGAATAACAGATGCCGATAGATCAAATGATATGAAGAGCCTTGAAAGACAATTAAGCAGGACTTTATATCTTCTAGTTAAAGATAAAAGCGGTATTTGGAAATTCCCTAACTTTGATCTTTCCGATGACTCTAAGCCGTTACACGTACACGCGGAGAATGAATTGAAATTGCTGAGCGGTGATCAGATACACACTTGGTCCGTTTCTGCTACCCCCGTTGGTGTTTTGCAGGACGAAAGGAACAGTACAGCAGAGTTCATTGTGAAGTCACACATTCTGGCTGGGAAGTTTGATTTGGTGGCGCAGAAAAACGATGTCTTCGAGGATTTTGCTTGGCTCACAAAGGGTGAGGTTAGTGAATACGTACCAAAAGAATACTTTAACAAAACCGGATTCCTTTTAGCGGATAATTGA